A region of Mauremys mutica isolate MM-2020 ecotype Southern chromosome 2, ASM2049712v1, whole genome shotgun sequence DNA encodes the following proteins:
- the SOX4 gene encoding transcription factor SOX-4 encodes MVQQTNNAENTEALLAGETSDSGAGIELGIASSPTPGSTASTGGKADDPSWCKTPSGHIKRPMNAFMVWSQIERRKIMEQSPDMHNAEISKRLGKRWKLLKDSDKIPFIREAERLRLKHMADYPDYKYRPRKKVKSGNSSAKPGEKGDKSGGGSPGASGGGTGSGSSGGSTNSAKPAPKKSGGSKLSPGGGGGGGSGASKPHAKVILGSKAAPFPAEPPAQAALLPPDHHSLYKSRGGASGSCSASGKHLSEKKLKRVYVFGTGGGHGQSASSSPGGAVPASPTLSCSTEASDPLSLYEEGGAGGCQQDGDCSSGSCPSPPGSSSPSDHRSYTSLRASSPAPSTSHSSSASSHSSSSSSSSGSSSSDDEFEDDLLDLNPSPGFESMSLGSFGSSVLDRDLDFNFEPGSGSHFEFPDYCTPEVSEMISGDWLESSISNLVFTY; translated from the coding sequence ATGGTGCAGCAGACTAACAACGCGGAGAACACGGAAGCGCTTCTGGCCGGAGAGACCTCGGACTCCGGGGCCGGCATCGAGCTGGGCATCGCCTCCTCTCCCACGCCGGGCTCCACCGCTTCCACCGGGGGCAAAGCGGACGACCCGAGCTGGTGCAAGACCCCCAGCGGGCACATCAAGCGGCCCATGAACGCCTTCATGGTGTGGTCCCAGATCGAGAGGAGGAAGATCATGGAGCAGTCCCCGGACATGCACAACGCCGAGATCTCCAAGCGCCTGGGCAAGCGCTGGAAGCTGCTCAAGGACAGCGACAAGATCCCCTTCATCCGGGAGGCGGAGCGGCTGCGGCTCAAGCACATGGCGGACTATCCCGACTACAAGTACCGGCCCAGGAAGAAGGTGAAATCGGGAAACAGCTCCGCCAAGCCCGGCGAGAAAGGAGACAAGAGCGGCGGGGGCAGCCCTGGCGCCAGCGGGGGCGGCACCGGCAGTGGCAGCAGCGGGGGCAGCACGAACTCCGCCAAGCCCGCCCCGAAGAAGAGCGGCGGCTCCAAGCTCtcccccggcggcggcggcggcggcggctccgggGCCAGCAAGCCGCACGCCAAGGTGATCCTGGGCAGCAAAGCCGCCCCCTTCCCCGCCGAGCCGCCGGCTCAGgccgccctgctgcccccggACCACCACTCGCTGTACAAATCCCGCGGCGGCGCCTCCGGCTCCTGCTCGGCCTCGGGCAAACACCTCTCGGAGAAGAAGCTCAAGCGGGTCTATGTCTTCGGCACGGGCGGGGGCCACGGGCAGAGCGCGTCCTCCTCCCCGGGGGGCGCCGTGCCGGCCAGCCCGACCCTGAGCTGCTCCACGGAGGCCAGCGACCCTCTGAGCCTGTACGAGGAGGGGGGCGCCGGAGGGTGCCAGCAGGACGGAGACTGCAGCAGCGGCTCCTGCCCTTCCCCGCCGGGCAGCAGCTCCCCCTCGGATCACCGCAGCTACACCAGCCTGAGGGCCTCTTCCCcggccccctccacctcccattcCTCCTCGGCTTCCTCCCAttcctcctcgtcctcctcctcctccggctcctCTTCCTCGGACGACGAGTTTGAAGACGACCTGTTGGACCTGAACCCCAGCCCCGGGTTTGAGAGCATGTCCCTGGGCAGCTTCGGCTCGTCCGTGCTGGACCGGGACCTAGATTTTAACTTCGAGCCTGGCTCGGGCTCGCATTTTGAGTTCCCGGACTACTGCACCCCGGAGGTAAGTGAGATGATCTCAGGGGACTGGCTGGAGTCCAGCATTTCAAACCTGGTCTTCACTTactga